Below is a window of Impatiens glandulifera chromosome 2, dImpGla2.1, whole genome shotgun sequence DNA.
TTCTTCTTCGGACTCATTCATACTCTCTGCAGCAAGTTCTTCTCTCTCGAGTTCATCCATCCTAGACATTATGCGAGcaaattcatcatcatcatctacaaCTTTCGAACTGAGACTTTCTTGATTCTGTTGGCCTGTTTTTGACACGATTTCAGCAGGGATATCATCCAATTCCTCCCTTATCTCCACAAGACCCTCCGCTGCTTCAATCGCTGTAGATTCAAAAAATGATGCTTCAACCTTAAGATCCTTCATTTCAGACTTAATGGACTCAACTTGAGTATCCAGTGTCTTCCCCCTCCTCCTCAAAATGTCAATGGTTTGTTTGGATGTTCTATCAGCATAATAACCTTCCCCCAAAAGAACCAGGAACTCGTTGGTGTGAATAAGACGACCAGGAAAGAAAGCCGCTTTTCCAAATGGAACCATTATATCATGATGGAGTTCTTCTGGAAGTTTCTGTACTAGGTTGATAAGGTTAGTATTGTCGGAGATGAAACCTTGGATCTTGTCTAGCCCTTTCTGTCTCTCTGTAATAGCTTCATGTACTCGCCTGGAGGCTTTCACCGATTCCTCCGCCGGGAAAGCTGATGAGAGAGAAGTCACCGTTCCTCTTACTGGCTCGCCCATCATCGCTCTTCGCCTGTAGTTCCAGCAGGGTTTTTGAGAGAGAATCGaaaacaacttcttcttcttcttttttgtaGTAATTAGAAGAACATCAAATACGTAACCAGAGAGTCAGAAGTCTTCCGGCTACGATTTgaaatcataaatataaatacagaCAGATAAATACATGAATCATATCAGGATTCAAATGAATTATAATACTAGAGAAGATATAAAGCGACGATAGACATGAACATGAAAAACTAATTCAAAATCAGAACATCGATTACATAATGGATGAGAATACACGATTTATATAGATTGTAATTTTCCAAGTTACCTGCGTTGAGAGTGTCTTCTTCCTAACAAATATGCCGATTCAATTCCTCTTTTCGATCTCTCTTTAGAGAATCAATCTTCCTCTTCTCCGAAATCTAACTCCAGAAAAACCCCTTCTTCGAACAACAGTAAATCTTCTTTTATACTTATTTGTTTGGACTGGGACTTTGGGTCTTCGGGCTGGTGTGGGCTCGACCGGCAAAATAAACCAAGTCCATTGTTATATGGGAAAATTTGAGCAGATGATCCTACTGTCACTTGTCACTGATAGGCTGAATTACTATTCACGTGAGTGaataatttaacaaatctcataatttaaatagcgctggtaATCCCTTTTTTGATGACAATTGTACATTTGTGTAACGCAATTTCAGTTGCGTGACacaactaaatttttttttttcaagtttttttttccgtctcgcggttgcgtgacgcgattgcgtgacgcgactgaggttgcgtgacgcgactgaggttgcgtgacgcaactgaggcattttcgtccaaaaaatttcataattaaaattttttgaaaaataaaaaattgcgtcacgcaacctgagaatgcgtgacgcaatagagacattttcgtcagaaaaaaaaagagggtcaccagcgctatttaaattagtgACCCTCATTTTCCGCATTTAGGCCTCTTTTTAGGGTCATCTcctcaaattatatatatatatatttcataataataaaaataacagtttttaaacaattattattttattttattttaagtcgAAGACCATCCAGTTGTATAGCCATCAAATCTcgatttttcatatataaatgtaatcaatatatttcatttataaataatttatttgacatgcatattaaaaatgaaaaaaattatttaaacataacgaTAAAGTGTAACatgaatataaaaaagataatacttaataaatttCCGAAAAGAGATGAACGAATAACTCAACCACAAACTCTACTGTCTTTCCTAAACTAAatgaatctaaaaaaatattataataataacattataaatgatacgtCCAActacaatataattttttttcaataaaatagttCACCCAAAATAATTGAGATATAATTAAGATAGTAACCACAcccatcaatccaaacttcttaataaataaataaaaaataataataaaaatatatatatattattattatacattttttcgtttttaatattttatttgagtttatttgaaaattctgACAAGTTAATTTGCTGATAatctatattaataaaaatgttaacaaATTTCATCTGTAAAATTCTGTGCGGGCGCTGACgagagggagagagggagaAGCGGATTTGACGATTTGGACGCAAATCATGGCACTCTTCAGATTTCGTATTTCTTCCTCCCTCAATCTTTCAATCCTCTTCTTTTCTTCATCACAAAACCGAATACTATaccaaaaaaatctaaaaaacccaaaaaaaaaaaatacaatcttGGTTGAGTTTAGAGGGTTGGGAGGGAGGGAGTTGAGATTCCCTGGCAAtgaacaagaagatgaagatagaAATGGCTTCCTCTCATTTCTCCTTTGCATTGATGACCAAGTTTGCAATtctcttatcatttttattatcatttgcATCCGCCGCTGATTCACCTCCCACGTCTCCCACATGTCATAATGCTCTTCGAATGGTAATTCTAATCATCATTCCTCCTCGTTAATCTGTTTTTTATGCACCTCTTCCTTCCACATTTAACAAAATCTCCACGtaaattttgatgaaatatgCATGGATAGGTTTCAAACGAGCTCCAACAAGGATATTCATGAATTGGCTGCAATATTTACTCATCTAATGTCAAGTGGCATAGATTAGAAAAGAGAATATGATTGTAAAGTTTGAAGTTTCACTTATGGGCTTTCTGATGGCAAATCAAACTAGTTATGTATTGCCTCATCATGGAACTAATATGCTAAAGTCTTCCACAAATacatttgaaaatatgaaaaaccaTGTTTGAAGATTGGAACTTGAGCTATTTATGCACTTCCACTAGTGGATATGCATAGGAAGATtatagtaatttttattttcttaccaAATTGTTTTCCAGGTCAAAGTCCTCATGTGGGCTAATAATGTGGAACAAGAAACGATAATTGGAATGTCTGCAAGATTTGGCAGTATTGTGCCCCCAACTACCGCAGAAGCTCGTAGGCTTCCTGCAGTTTTCTCAAACCCTATAAATGGATGCGCAAGCTCGTTATCAAAGGTGTTGTTTGTGTTTCTTGGTTGATTTGTTAATCCCATTTATTGATCTGTAACATGTTTTTGTTGAATGTTTACAAATATCACTTTGCAGATATCTGGAGGAATTGCATTGTCTGCTCGAGGTGATTGTGAGTTTGCTGCTAAGGCTGAGATTGCACAGTCGGCCGGTGCTGCAGGCTTGTTAGTGGTAAATACTGCAGAAGGTAATGTTATTTAGTTTACAACTTTCAGAAGTTCCTGATTAAGTACTTGACCTTAAGTAGATGGAAATAACTACTCCTTTTTCTTTCCTGTTAATACTTCACTTCTCACCTGTTTTTTTTCCATCCTTTTCTATCTGCCTTCTTCCAGCTCGTATGGAGATGTCCTGTTCCGAGGCCAGTGGTAGCAATGTTACTATCCCTGTTATTAGTGTCGCACAGTCTGATggaaatattataaacaaattactGACAGGTGGACAAAAAGGTGAGCTCAAAagtttttgtttctttcttcTAATGCCATATTTTAATGTGGTAACCATCAGTTGAGATTAGTTATAGGGACAGACTCAAGGGTTAGCCAATCCGATGGTGGGTATAGGACGGCATGGATGATCCAGATTTATCTTCTAGAAAGATTAGCTGTTAGATGTGGTTAGAAGAAATATAGTTATTCCAGTACTAGCCAGTTTCTTGTCAACACAGTCTGAATTTTGGAGGTAGGGTAGGTGGAAGGGAGAAAGAATCTGAATGGAGAGGTTTTGAGAAAGGACCAACACATGGTGTCATTAAATGTGTGAAGAACAGATGGTTTTTGGAAAACTTTATTGTTTACTTGATACTTCCAAAGTTCAAGGGATTATTTGATTTTCAGGGGATTTGATGTTTTAATAGAGACTATGTCTATCATGAGGTTTAATTGaatcaaataattgttttaataaaagatcatgttttagtttttaatttgcactcttaaaacataatattccttttttttatatgatagaCATTTGTAGCTCTACTTTtccataaattttttttttcgccTTGAGCCTTTCGCTCTACCACTTAGCTAAACGAGCCTTCTATTCTTTTCCATAATTAACTTCCTGCAGTCTCTTTTGGACAGAAtgttcttcttattattattactattattattctCACCAGTCACCACTATTATCCTCTTATATATGACTAATGACTTGTGTTTGCATGTAGTGGAACTTCAGTTATATTCCCCAGTGAGCCCTATTGTAGACGGTTCTGTGGTATTCCTATGGATGATGTCTGTAGGGACTGTTTTCTGTGCTACTCTTTGGGCAGACTTTACTAAACTTGAGGAGAGTGATGAACCGTACAATGATGTCTCAAAGGTTCCaacttttgtttttcttcttcttttatttcatatgctacttttttttattattatttaaaagtcTTTTCATTTGGTGGACATCATCATCCCTAGTTCCATTCTCATGAAAAGAGTAGGGTTGAATTCCTGTATCCAAATGGGGGATATTTTTTAGAGTGATTTCTTTAGAATAGACTTTGCATTGGTTGTTTATTCCATTCAATCATGCATAATTTATCTTCTGCCTTATTTCAGGCTTTAATTGTTTTCCCTTGCTATAGGAATCTGCTGGGGCTGAACAAGAGGTTGTTGATATTAATGCAAAAAGCGCTGTCTTCTTTGTTATCTCTGCATCAACTTTTCTCGTGCTTCTGTATTTCTTCATGTCAGAATCGTTTGTCTGGCTACTGATCTTCCTTTTCTGCTTAGGTGGTATTGAGGTACTAAGTTTCTTCTCAAGTTACCAACTTTTGATCTGTTGTTCCAAAATAGATTCATTATGCATTCATAGTTCCTTTTGTCTTCTCCTGTTCTAGAAACGTTGTCAAATGATTTGCTGGTGGATAAATATAGTCTCTTATTTATTGCTCAACATATGTTACTGTTCTAAAATTTACGTTAATATTGTTAAACGCGAAGCGTTGTTGGGGGTTATATATCAGAGAAGAAGCAGTTGAGACTTAGCAATTGGGCCGGATACAAAGCTGGGAGAGAGGGAGACGAAGCATacgattaaaatattaaattagataatgtCTCATAAAATGAATTTGACTATGATAAACACAAAAATTATGAAACTCCTCAAATCCAAGTCTTGACAAACATGGTGAATTCTGTGTGTTAAATCATAAATCTATTCATCAACATAATTTAACAGTAACAAAACATCCTTCTTTTCATTATTTCTGGATGTGCAGCACTTCATTTCGTCTAATATATGTCAAATCATATGCATCAAGTTATTGATTCAGTTAAGTTTCTTGCATCTGCTATATCTTTTTCTTGATCAATGGTGGGGTGCTCTTGTTAATTTATTGTCTAATGCAACTTTGCGAGCTTCCTGCCAATAGATGCCTAAGAGCTGTGGCATTACAGTTTTCTGAAATCTTTGACCAGTGggattttattgattttttttagattatcaATGCATTCATTCTCATTATACTACTTTATGGTCAGGTTGATGGATGTGAGAAATTTGTCTTGTTTCATGCATCTTATTTCTTTACcgtatttattttctttccagGGAATGCATACTATTATTGTGTCTCTTGCGTTAAGGTAATACgttgaaattaatgttttcattttgttttggaCAGTCACTTCTGTAACCAATAAATGCTTTTGCTTCTGATGAACACAGGAGGTGTAGAAATTGTGGGGATAAGAAAGTTAGCTTGCCTCTTATGGGGACTATATCTGTTCTTTCTCTTCTTGCTTTGCTGTTCTGCATGGTGTTTGCCATAGGTTGGGCTGCCACTAGGAGAGCATCATTTTCATGGATTGGTCAAGATATTCTAGTAAGTCGTCTTCATTGCTCTTATTTGGCTGCATAGTTTTTGTACTGTATTGTGCTTGTAATGGATGGTGACTCAACTTTTGCAgtcaattgaatttttattctATTCAGAAGCTTCACCTTCACTATTTTTCTCTTCAATTGTGTCATTTCTTGCTCATTTAGTCTGGGATTAACTTCTTGTTTTCTCCGTCATATGTTGCCTTGTGCTTAACTCTTGCTGATTACATACTTACATCACATACAAAGTTAATTATCATAGGTAACCCTCATGTGTTAGATATACTTCGCCATCATGTATGTAacagtatatatattttttatttaaatgcaTAACTATTCCCACactttttaatttcaaaaggtAAACTTGCAAAGGTTGCAAGTTCATAGTTAcaagagagaagaagaaaaataaaaatggtacaGGACTGAAAAAAGGAAAAGAACTTCGAAAAATGGAAGGGAAAAAATCATTATCCTTTTTTTGCACAACTTTACTATAATATCCTTCAAAGACATCTTTTGACTAAAAGTTAAGGGTATTGCCGACATAATTCTTTAACTACTCTTGAACTCCTCATTGCACAACTATATAATGGTATAGACATGGCAGAAATGGTTATGTATTGAATCTAATTAATTCTTCACTTACCTCACTGTTAATATTTAGTCCTCAGATTGAGTCTTTAAGTGAATGATAAAATAATGACGAATGGTTAAAGACATGCTATTTCTACACTTTTGGATTTTACTGTAGCTAGAAGGAATTGATTCAGCTGTCCAAAttgaattttatgttaaatatttgatttgattgttTTTACCCTACAATTTTGTTCTGTtagtagttttttttaatgttatttggTATGTGTATGAATGAGTGCCTTCTTTATCTAGCTTGGAATCAGATTCTCAAGTGAGTTTATTGGTAACAGGGTATTTGCTTGATGATAACAATTCTTCAGGTTGCACGATTACCCAATATAAAGGTTTGTGTAGATTTAAACTGTTATAAGATTTAACATTACACATGTTCATCTAAATTTCTGTCTTTTACTTCAGGTGGCTACAGTACTTCTTTGTTGTGCGTTTCTTTATGATATATTCTGGGTCTTCCTATCGCCTTATATCTTCCATAACAGTGTTATGATTGTGGTAAGTGTTATTTTTAATCTCTAAGTATCACTCATGTGATTTTTTTTGTCATGTTCAGAAAGTATTCACATGATTCATCATTTTTCTAGTTAAGGATTTAAGTACTATGAATATTAGGTCAACGTTGTCTTACAATAGTAAAGAAGACTGGCTTATTCATGATACATGAAAGTGAAAAGTTGCTTGCTTTTTACATTGTTCGTGTATGAATTATGAGTAATTTCATTGAAAACAATCCCAGTTTGACAATTTGTTCCTCCATTATTACCATGTTTATGtatagtttttaatatattaggtAGCGAAAGGTGACAAAGCTGGTGGAGAATCTATTCCGATGCTTCTGAGAATTCCACGACTATTTGATCCTTGGGGTGGCTATAATATGATTGGATTTGGGGATATCCTCTTCCCTGGTCTTCTGGTCTCATTTGCTCACAGGTTTCCACATGAATCTTTTCATGATTTTTCTCACAATGTATTCTGTTAACTTGAatttcaatctgcattcataaaatataatatttatcaaataacaaaaataaatgtttatcaaatttgaaggTTTGGTTTAGataaatttataagtttatgGTTTGATTTGAACCCAAAAAAAAGAAGTTTAAGAGATAATTTGAACATCTTGTGCAACTTTAGGGGTTAATTTGGATCTTCAGTGGGATATGCTTtcttttaatacatttttatcttGTACAACTTTAGGTGTCTGGTCTCACTAGTGGAGAATGGTTAGAAGCTTCTCTTTGTTTAGTTTTCTCTTAGAGAAACTGTTGAAAAGTGTTTCACAGGGCATTCCAAATGCACAAATCATCGCATAAAATCTGTCAGAGGGAGTCCTTTAGTTGAAGATAGGCCTAGACCGAGTAGAGGGATCTATTAGTATGCTTTGATTGAGGCCCTTTCAGCTGCAAGATGGATTTTAATGAATAAGAGTATGTTTCAAacagcttgtttgatgtattttttttcttgcaaaaattagttaagaatattttagtattgaCGTTTAGTTTTGGAGGTCCTATAGCATTCtctttttgtattttctttttatgttgGTACCTTGCTGGAATCCTTCAATGTGTTTCATTTTACAATAAGAAATTCAACTTTCAATGATCTTGTCTATTTGAATCATTTTGGACTTTCTTGCTGTTGCAGGTTTGACAAAAGTACTAATAAGACCTTACCAACtggatatttcctttatttaATGATTGGCTATGGATGTGGTAAGTATCTTTATGCTGTTGTTATGCATACTATTTGGTTGTATACAACTTTCACTTTGGAAACGTGGGGGGCAATGCTTTCCTAGATAACTAGAGTTGTTCATATTGTATATTCTTTAGTAGATTTTAGACACTTTTTGTTGTTTGCAGGCCTGATGTTCACTTACATGGGATTGTATTTGATGAATGGCCACGGTCAACCTGCTCTCTTGTACCTTGTTCCCTGCACATTAGGTAATAAGTTGATCACAAATGTTTACTAAAAtgctaaaattatatttgtccACCCTCATTTATAATCCGACATTTCAATTTGCTAAAAACAAAATCTAGGAACTTGCGTTGTATTGGGCTTGATTAGAGGTGAACTAAAAGCTCTTTGGAGTTGCGGTGAAGAAGGCTCCAAGCCCACAGAAACTCTTGGTGATAGAGTTTGAAGAAGCCAGTCGTCGTATGGTGCACTGTTTGTTGTATTCACGAATGTAtatgaaagaaaagaaatgtTTAATTGTAAATTTCTCCTTGTTTAAATAGCAGCTAAGTAAGTCAGTAGGTAAATTTGTGCTCATTTTTAGTTGGTGTTCTTTTTTAGTAGTAGTATTGTTTGGAGTCAGACATAAGTATATTATGTACAATATTGGCCTCATTGTgccaacaattttattttaacttttgtaACAAGTTCAAAAGTTTATTATGTAGAAGATCCCAATTTTTTCGCTGATCCATATGTCGTGTCACTAATGTACTATTATATGTTGTTTGTGGTCGATGTTTAAGATTCATCGACTTATTGTATATAGCAAAAGCAATAGGGTTCCAAATCATTGATGCTACATTGAAAGGCAGCCAAAACCaaggaaacaaaacaaaagagaTAGCATTAAAGCATCTTGTTTGATTACATTTTTTCACCACCAGTGCCTCCATCTGCTTCATTAAGAGAATCAGCCAACATTTTATCCCTATTCTGCAGTTGTCTTTCTTGCGCCACCATAAAGAAACCTGAAAGGCAAACAGACAAACTATCAAAAACCCACATAATCTTTCAACAATTAAATAACATTGGGGAAAAGATTATTTTACATACTGATTGCACTTCCAACAGCACAAGCCCAGAGAATCCTCATGGACCATTTGTCGGTAATAAGTCCCCTGCTCATTTCTAACTGTCAAATGTTAGATGACAAGGTTTCATCATCATTAGTTCTTGTTGAAGTATGAAAGACAGATATCTATGTTGTTAACAAAGTTAAAGAACCTAATTATAGTATGTTAATGTAAAAGAAGCCACAGCTGGACCATTTTATGATAAGGCTACAAATTGCAGATTCAGATATTGGGATAAATTGTGACAGGGGTATAGTCATGAACTAAGGGCTCAGGTTTCAAGTTTGATTCTCAACTCAAACTGAAAGCACTTAAAGCTACAAAGGAGGGAATAAACctggtttttaaaaaaatgaaattttgcaTTTAAAAACAACGAGTGGAGAAGGAATTGAGGTGAAAAAAAACGAGGCCAAGCATATTGTCTTCCTCAGTGAACAGATCATTTCAAGTTAAAATATGTTCAATGAATATAGATTTGAAATGTATATCTCTACCTCCCTTCGGTGAAATTCAAGATCGAGGTGTCGCCCTTCTTACTTTCAATCTGAAAGATCTTGACTAATGCTAGCAGCTCGACTAGGAAACAGAGTGATttgtgatgaagaagaagacggAGAGAAATGAGAACGAAGAAATTAGGGATTCGAATTCGATTTCGGATGCATAATATTAGTTCAGTCCTCAAACTATCTAAgtatttaaatcaatattttgttCTTTTAGATGAGACAGTTTTCAGTTTAAActtataatttcaatatattatgtTAGATAGACAACCACCTAggtttgaatttataaattcttataaaaaaaatatatatattttttttgctttATTATATCACTTGTAGAAATCTTCTGCACTCTCTAAAATATCCGTAATAATTAAATgctattttattataactgGATGAATAAAATGGCGTCTCATTACTTGTCACTAATGCAATTTTCTTGAAGTTTGATGaagaaaatcaaacatattcttTTGTAAAGAATGATATACTAGATATTGAAGTGgtaaatagaaaattttcaatttattcatTGGAAGAGTAAGGGATTACggctttatttttgtttaaccCTTTTAATTTTCATTGTGCTTTATTTGTTGTAATTATTTCTACGGGTAGATTCGTGTTAGTTGTCATTTTAATACAAGAAATTCGTGTTAGTTGTCATTTTAATACAAGAAATtcatttacaaaagaaaataattgagattGATAAGAAAACGAGTAAACACCTTTGCCCAAAGCCATGGtcattttaagttaaatatgtttaaaaaaaattacacattCTTTGCTCGCATGACAATAATCTTACTTCAATTCTCAATAAGAATACTTAATTTAAAGGAGATTATGCTAGACACACTAGTAAGAATAAACCCGAATCACTGAGTAAATTCTTAAATTGTCACCTTTTGTATTCTATCAAAATGGaacaattgacaaaaaaaaatctcatagGGTAATATGTCAGCAAATAACCAAAGTTTTCAAAATGAAAAGTGGATGAGacctctcttcttccacacaagATGCATAGGTTTATTTGTcgctttttcttcttcttttttaaaccAAGGAATGCCAAGCTTCTACTTCTTTCCCCTATTAAGCCTTTGCAGATGATAATTCATGCTCCCCCATGAATTCTTGGAATTGGTATCCTACAAGAAACAAAGAAATGCAAATctttaattcatttttcttttatttggaGGGTCAAGTGAATTTTCTCACCTGAGCACTCATACATGTAGTCAAAAGATCCTTATGACGAGCACATTTTTCATCGGTGTGGTTGATGGCTAAGCAATTCAGGAAAGTTACCATTTCCTTCATGCAAGGTTTGCTAAATCCCCCAAACTTCTTCGGGTTTATCTTCAGTGAACCCATTTTGTGCCCCATATCTTCCTCctttaatatatctatataaaattaatatcttaagGTTCCCAAATTAAAATGCAATCAAATAATAAGGAAGAAGTTGAAGGTCATCAGTATCACATCCTGTCACTACCCTAATGAAGGAAGAGATAATCCATCATGTTCTTAATCTAAATCAAGTCCAATATATCAACCAACCTTTGATCAAATATAAGTGAAAATAGCATTGCTTAAGTTAGACATGTTTGCAGCAAGATTCCTACaattttagggtttagggtttcatTATGATTTAATTAGGATAATCAAGCAGAAATGTAGAAAACTTACTACACATTTCAaagtcataccaagctctactAACACATATAGCATTATAAAAGATGTGAATTTCACACAAGTTCATCATTAAGGAAGGGCAATCGCATGAGTTCTAACTTCTAACAGTGAAACAATCACGTCAATAAAGTTTTACGCTTTGCGTTTCTACAAACTTGTATACAACAAGGCTTAAAGCGAATGAGAACAGTTTATCAACATTCCATTTCCAAGGAACAAATCTAGCTGTTCCATTTCATTCCAGTCCCAATGattgaaaataaagaatatagATTTGAAATGTATATGCTTACCTACCTTCAGGATCGAAGTGTCGCTCGTCTTACTTTCAGTCCGAAGGATCTTCACTTATGGTAGCGATTTGTGATGAAGAAGACAACGGGGGAgaaatgagaaagaaaaaaattagggATTGGAATTCGATTTGGGATGCATATTACTAGTGTAGTCCTCAAACTATCTAAg
It encodes the following:
- the LOC124926515 gene encoding RNA polymerase II subunit 5-mediating protein homolog; its protein translation is MMGEPVRGTVTSLSSAFPAEESVKASRRVHEAITERQKGLDKIQGFISDNTNLINLVQKLPEELHHDIMVPFGKAAFFPGRLIHTNEFLVLLGEGYYADRTSKQTIDILRRRGKTLDTQVESIKSEMKDLKVEASFFESTAIEAAEGLVEIREELDDIPAEIVSKTGQQNQESLSSKVVDDDDEFARIMSRMDELEREELAAESMNESEEEPASESMNGSDEEELAAESMNGSDEEELAAESMNGSEEEELAAESMNGSDEEELAAEDFVVNDEYKPLKDHSSSSSGQRSTVGILNHTMKPSSNQIIPNNSSQAIRTNNMENVNLHSSFEERSSSGGKRVTFADSGVTERSPASSQVKDNVHSNSASKTIIIGSIVEHTHNLNINQSGQVAPPPKLESSKPVSRFKMNRK
- the LOC124924006 gene encoding signal peptide peptidase-like 3, which translates into the protein MNKKMKIEMASSHFSFALMTKFAILLSFLLSFASAADSPPTSPTCHNALRMVKVLMWANNVEQETIIGMSARFGSIVPPTTAEARRLPAVFSNPINGCASSLSKISGGIALSARGDCEFAAKAEIAQSAGAAGLLVVNTAEARMEMSCSEASGSNVTIPVISVAQSDGNIINKLLTGGQKVELQLYSPVSPIVDGSVVFLWMMSVGTVFCATLWADFTKLEESDEPYNDVSKESAGAEQEVVDINAKSAVFFVISASTFLVLLYFFMSESFVWLLIFLFCLGGIEGMHTIIVSLALRRCRNCGDKKVSLPLMGTISVLSLLALLFCMVFAIGWAATRRASFSWIGQDILGICLMITILQVARLPNIKVATVLLCCAFLYDIFWVFLSPYIFHNSVMIVVAKGDKAGGESIPMLLRIPRLFDPWGGYNMIGFGDILFPGLLVSFAHRFDKSTNKTLPTGYFLYLMIGYGCGLMFTYMGLYLMNGHGQPALLYLVPCTLGTCVVLGLIRGELKALWSCGEEGSKPTETLGDRV
- the LOC124924009 gene encoding uncharacterized protein LOC124924009, translated to MSRGLITDKWSMRILWACAVGSAISFFMVAQERQLQNRDKMLADSLNEADGGTGGEKM
- the LOC124924008 gene encoding uncharacterized protein LOC124924008, with product MGHKMGSLKINPKKFGGFSKPCMKEMVTFLNCLAINHTDEKCARHKDLLTTCMSAQDTNSKNSWGSMNYHLQRLNRGKK